The following proteins come from a genomic window of Panicum hallii strain FIL2 chromosome 8, PHallii_v3.1, whole genome shotgun sequence:
- the LOC112902637 gene encoding putative disease resistance protein RGA3 isoform X2, translated as MDSEDEIPFQILREITDGFSKERKLGQGAFGVVYKGVTKNGDDVAVKRLLINSSLDFKHQLKNELYNLRKLNHPNIVHVLGYCFETEQKPFIMEDGSKVFVDETQGALCLEYMHNGSLQRLLSDEFSGLEWHTRFKIIKGTCEGLKYIHELEEPIYHLDLKPDNILLDKDMVPKIADFGLSRIIHNKEPTRITQNPYGTQGYQPREYIDSGEISGKFDIFSLGVIMIRVVSGPKGYPKCLDMCLDEFVDQVQRNWRNRLQATYSSGSLVEAYCHQVKTCIQLAWLCVEEDSKKRPNIGKITEKLNEIETAIGELPQKGCIKNVSGMTMHYNKNIDMRNKSTDVKGQHQNINLIGPSCSEPEFVDARQTSSDVVEELIVGRAEEKRKIIGSLLAGMSEKIIILPIYGIGGIGKTTLARLIYNDPNFKCYTHVWVDVSRRFDLNKICESTISQISGKESRANERKIVHSCLTKLLSGKKILIVLDDLWEDDQFHLQELKDMLYHADSNIIILVTTRSERVAGRICTNLQPYKILPLTNDMCWDIIKQRSAFEARDDKKQLTNIGREIAQKCGGVALAAQSLGFTLRSMNFNQWMNVKDNDIWNEPVSTDASLPNHVLASLKLSYSQMDLSLKKCFSYCAIFPKGHKIVKYDVIYQWISLDFIKPTKILSNLQLCEKYIARLLGLSFFQHSASPTGDREDDVAATVFTMHDLVHDLARSIMLFEIIDASKQCNTGGSRFQFALLNDCTKPLKSFTQYPTAVRALRFHGSDQNVLHGASFLSAKYLCVLDLNECSVQKLPKSIGNLKHLRYINAPRVEHRAIPNCITKLKKLIYLSLRGSYQILALPESIGELKGLMYLDLSGCSRLEKLPVSFGMLTKLVHLDMSGCSDVTGVSESLESLTNLEYLNLSHYRTLSTTKRQPPEALRRLTDLKYLNLSGSTFFIEDHGIIQALCSLTKLQCLNLSKCSLLVRDSHLTWISEAMRNLTELRYLDLSSCSTVSGADEALPIFLECISNLPNLEHLDLSNNRELTRVPDCICSLRKLHRLDLSYCYSLRSLPATLHEMDSLKFLHLHKLLKVPALNKNLITLPHFLVQADYHNSSSNLALLQDVNRTDLVISRLENVKSVQEARSVRLMEKGIKKMKLNWTRDSERFVEDMELLAELIPPITLEKLFIDGYSSVRFPEWFIGIADHLPNLCRISLSNLPKCNALPPLGQLPNLEELNFCGMSGISKIDGDLYGTRRPSFPRLKDFSLSGMESLEVWYTTYSHGGDGVSKFMFPNLQRLTICECPNLRQKPCPHRAEERWNIWGACDGVISSWEERASQTAASSPSSAPVTTLLCIDSCKVPMHKWRLLHHLPALTKLEIYGCSNLSSSPEIMQALSSLQSLTLWSRGQPEPELPNWLGQLASLKKLTIEGYEVQALQGSMGHLSLLQSLCLKGIESMTALP; from the exons ATGGATTCAGAGGATGAGATACCATTTCAAATCTTGCGAGAAATCACGGATGGTTTCTCCAAGGAGAGGAAACTTGGTCAAGGAGCATTTGGAGTTGTTTACAAG GGAGTGACTAAAAACGGAGATGATGTTGCTGTGAAGAGGCTTCTGATCAATTCCAGTCTAGACTTTAAGCATCAGTTAAAAAATGAGCTCTATAACCTCAGGAAACTTAATCATCCGAACATTGTACACGTTCTGGGCTATTGTTTTGAAACAGAGCAAAAACCATTTATCATGGAAGATGGAAGTAAGGTGTTTGTTGATGAGACACAAGGAGCGCTATGCTTGGAATATATGCACAATGGCAGCCTTCAACGACTTCTTTCTG ATGAGTTTTCTGGACTTGAATGGCACACACGGTTCAAAATAATCAAGGGGACTTGTGAGGGTCTAAAGTATATTCATGAGCTGGAAGAACCTATTTACCACTTGGACCTAAAACCTGACAACATATTGCTAGATAAGGACATGGTGCCAAAGATTGCAGATTTTGGTTTGTCCAGGATCATTCATAATAAAGAACCAACGCGAATCACACAAAATCCGTATGGAACACA AGGGTATCAGCCACGAGAATACATCGACAGTGGTGAAATATCAGGAAAATTTGACATATTTAGCTTGGGTGTCATAATGATAAGGGTTGTGTCAGGACCCAAGGGCTACCCCAAATGTCTAGATATGTGTTTGGACGAGTTTGTTGATCAA GTCCAAAGGAACTGGAGGAACAGGTTGCAGGCGACATACAGTAGTGGTTCCTTGGTTGAAGCATATTGCCACCAAGTAAAGACATGCATTCAATTAGCATGGTTATGTGTGGAGGAAGACAGCAAAAAAAGGCCCAACATAGGGAAGATCACTGAGAAGCTGAATGAGATTGAAACTGCCATTGGCGAG CTTCCCCAGAAAGGATGTATAAAAAATGTTTCTGGAATGACAATGCATTATAACAAGAATATAGATATGAGAAACAAATCAACGGATGTCAAAGGTCAACACCAGAATATTAATTTGATAGGCCCTAGTTGCAGTGAGCCGGAATTTGTTGATGCACGACAAACATCGTCAGATGTAGTAGAAGAACTCATTGTTGGGAGGGCCgaggagaaaaggaaaataatTGGTTCTTTACTTGCGGGTATGTCAGAAAAGATCATCATCCTTCCTATATATGGTATTGGAGGCATTGGCAAGACAACTTTGGCAAGGTTGATTTACAATGATCCAAATTTCAAATGTTATACTCATGTATGGGTTGATGTGTCCCGGAGATTTGACTTGAATAAAATTTGTGAGTCTACAATTTCACAAATATCTGGAAAAGAAAGCCGGGCTAATGAAAGAAAGATAGTACATAGTTGCCTCACGAAACTACTTTCTGGTAAGAAGATTCTGATTGTTTTAGATGACCTGTGGGAGGATGATCAATTCCACCTGCAGGAGTTGAAGGATATGCTATATCATGCTGATAGCAACATAATTATTTTAGTAACAACACGCAGTGAACGTGTTGCCGGAAGAATCTGTACTAACCTTCAACCATACAAGATATTACCCTTGACAAATGACATGTGCTGGGATATAATAAAACAAAGAAGTGCTTTTGAAGCTAGAGACGACAAAAAACAGTTGACGAATATTGGAAGGGAGATCGCCCAGAAGTGTGGTGGTGTGGCTTTAGCAGCTCAATCTCTAGGCTTTACTTTGAGGTCCATGAATTTTAATCAATGGATGAACGTGAAAGACAATGATATCTGGAATGAACCTGTTTCAACCGATGCATCTTTGCCAAATCATGTTCTTGCATCTTTGAAGTTAAGTTATAGTCAAATGGATTTAAGCTTGAAGAAATGCTTTAGCTACTGTGCAATCTTTCCAAAAGGCCACAAGATAGTTAAATATGATGTAATTTATCAATGGATTTCTTTGGATTTCATCAAGCCAACCAAAATACTCTCCAATTTGCAGCTTTGCGAGAAGTATATTGCGCGGCTCCTGGGACTATCTTTCTTTCAACATTCAGCGTCACCCACG GGTGATAGAGAGGACGACGTGGCTGCTACAGTGTTCACTATGCACGATCTGGTTCATGACTTAGCAAGATCGATCATGCTTTTCGAAATTATAGATGCTAGCAAACAATGCAATACTGGGGGAAGCAGATTCCAATTTGCGTTACTCAATGATTGTACCAAACCATTGAAGTCATTCACACAATATCCTACCGCGGTAAGAGCACTGCGTTTTCATGGTTCAGACCAAAATGTGCTCCATGGTGCGTCATTTTTGTCGGCTAAGTACCTTTGCGTCTTGGATTTAAATGAGTGCTCTGTACAGAAGTTGCCAAAATCTATTGGTAATTTAAAGCATTTGAGATATATTAATGCTCCGAGGGTCGAACATCGGGCCATTCCCAATTGTATCACAAAGCTGAAAAAATTAATTTACCTCAGCCTTCGTGGATCGTATCAGATCTTGGCACTGCCAGAATCAATTGGAgaattgaagggtttgatgtaTCTTGATTTGTCAGGTTGTTCCAGATTAGAAAAACTGCCGGTGTCATTTGGCATGCTAACAAAGTTGGTGCACCTAGATATGTCAGGTTGTTCTGATGTTACAGGTGTATCAGAGTCCTTGGAGAGCCTCACCAACCTTGAATATCTGAATTTATCGCACTACAGGACCTTGAGTACCACAAAGAGACAACCACCAGAAGCTTTGAGGAGACTCACCGATCTGAAGTATTTAAACTTATCAGGTTCTACATTCTTCATCGAAGATCATGGTATAATACAAGCCTTGTGCAGCCTTACCAAACTCCAATGTTTGAATTTGTCAAAATGTTCACTCTTAGTTAGAGACTCGCATCTCACATGGATATCAGAAGCCATGAGAAATCTCACCGAGCTCCGTTATTTGGATTTATCAAGTTGCTCAACCGTCTCAGGAGCTGATGAAGCACTTCCCATTTTTCTTGAGTGTATAAGTAACCTTCCAAACCTAGAGCATCTGGATTTGTCCAATAATAGAGAGCTTACGAGAGTTCCTGACTGTATTTGTAGCCTAAGAAAGCTACATAGACTGGATCTCTCGTACTGCTACAGTCTGCGGAGTCTACCGGCAACTCTGCATGAAATGGATAGTCTGAAGTTTTTGCATCTGCATAAACTGTTGAAGGTGCCAGCACTCAACAAAAATTTAATTACATTACCACACTTTCTGGTCCAAGCTGATTATCACAACTCCAGCAGCAACCTTGCTCTCCTTCAAGATGTAAATCGTACTGACCTGGTGATAAGCAGACTTGAAAACGTGAAGTCCGTGCAAGAGGCGCGGAGTGTAAGACTAATGGAAAAAGGAATTAAGAAAATGAAACTCAACTGGACTAGAGATTCTGAGAGGTTTGTTGAGGACATGGAATTGTTGGCAGAGCTAATCCCCCCAATAACTTTAGAGAAGTTATTTATAGATGGTTACAGTAGTGTAAGATTTCCTGAGTGGTTTATTGGTATTGCCGATCATCTCCCTAATCTTTGTCGGATCTCCTTATCCAATCTGCCCAAGTGCAACGCACTGCCACCACTTGGCCAATTACCTAATCTGGAAGAGTTGAACTTTTGTGGAATGAGTGGCATTTCAAAAATTGATGGGGACTTGTACGGCACCAGAAGGCCATCATTTCCTCGACTGAAGGATTTTTCCCTAAGTGGAATGGAAAGCCTTGAGGTGTGGTACACAACGTACTCTCATGGCGGGGATGGTGTGAGCAAGTTTATGTTCCCCAACCTTCAAAGATTGACAATATGTGAGTGCCCCAACTTGAGGCAGAAACCATGTCCACATAGAGCTGAGGAGCGATGGAACATATGGGGAGCATGTGATGGTGTAATATCTTCCTGGGAGGAGAGGGCATCACAGACCGCTgcttcctccccctcctctgctccggTAACTACTCTTTTGTGTATAGATTCCTGCAAGGTGCCTATGCATAAGTGGAGGCTGCTTCACCACCTCCCTGCCCTCACTAAATTAGAGATATACGGTTGCAGTAATCTGAGCAGCTCGCCAGAGATCATGCAAGCACTCTCCTCCCTCCAGTCGCTAACTCTGTGGAGCCGGGGCCAGCCAGAACCAGAACTGCCAAATTGGTTGGGTCAGCTTGCATCACTTAAGAAGTTGACAATAGAGGGATACGAGGTGCAGGCATTGCAGGGTTCCATGGGGCATCTCAGTTTGTTACAGTCATTATGTTTGAAAGGTATTGAAAGCATGACAGCACTTCCTTAA
- the LOC112902637 gene encoding putative disease resistance protein RGA3 isoform X1 → MDSEDEIPFQILREITDGFSKERKLGQGAFGVVYKGVTKNGDDVAVKRLLINSSLDFKHQLKNELYNLRKLNHPNIVHVLGYCFETEQKPFIMEDGSKVFVDETQGALCLEYMHNGSLQRLLSDEFSGLEWHTRFKIIKGTCEGLKYIHELEEPIYHLDLKPDNILLDKDMVPKIADFGLSRIIHNKEPTRITQNPYGTQGYQPREYIDSGEISGKFDIFSLGVIMIRVVSGPKGYPKCLDMCLDEFVDQVQRNWRNRLQATYSSGSLVEAYCHQVKTCIQLAWLCVEEDSKKRPNIGKITEKLNEIETAIGEFVHKPTEILQLPQKGCIKNVSGMTMHYNKNIDMRNKSTDVKGQHQNINLIGPSCSEPEFVDARQTSSDVVEELIVGRAEEKRKIIGSLLAGMSEKIIILPIYGIGGIGKTTLARLIYNDPNFKCYTHVWVDVSRRFDLNKICESTISQISGKESRANERKIVHSCLTKLLSGKKILIVLDDLWEDDQFHLQELKDMLYHADSNIIILVTTRSERVAGRICTNLQPYKILPLTNDMCWDIIKQRSAFEARDDKKQLTNIGREIAQKCGGVALAAQSLGFTLRSMNFNQWMNVKDNDIWNEPVSTDASLPNHVLASLKLSYSQMDLSLKKCFSYCAIFPKGHKIVKYDVIYQWISLDFIKPTKILSNLQLCEKYIARLLGLSFFQHSASPTGDREDDVAATVFTMHDLVHDLARSIMLFEIIDASKQCNTGGSRFQFALLNDCTKPLKSFTQYPTAVRALRFHGSDQNVLHGASFLSAKYLCVLDLNECSVQKLPKSIGNLKHLRYINAPRVEHRAIPNCITKLKKLIYLSLRGSYQILALPESIGELKGLMYLDLSGCSRLEKLPVSFGMLTKLVHLDMSGCSDVTGVSESLESLTNLEYLNLSHYRTLSTTKRQPPEALRRLTDLKYLNLSGSTFFIEDHGIIQALCSLTKLQCLNLSKCSLLVRDSHLTWISEAMRNLTELRYLDLSSCSTVSGADEALPIFLECISNLPNLEHLDLSNNRELTRVPDCICSLRKLHRLDLSYCYSLRSLPATLHEMDSLKFLHLHKLLKVPALNKNLITLPHFLVQADYHNSSSNLALLQDVNRTDLVISRLENVKSVQEARSVRLMEKGIKKMKLNWTRDSERFVEDMELLAELIPPITLEKLFIDGYSSVRFPEWFIGIADHLPNLCRISLSNLPKCNALPPLGQLPNLEELNFCGMSGISKIDGDLYGTRRPSFPRLKDFSLSGMESLEVWYTTYSHGGDGVSKFMFPNLQRLTICECPNLRQKPCPHRAEERWNIWGACDGVISSWEERASQTAASSPSSAPVTTLLCIDSCKVPMHKWRLLHHLPALTKLEIYGCSNLSSSPEIMQALSSLQSLTLWSRGQPEPELPNWLGQLASLKKLTIEGYEVQALQGSMGHLSLLQSLCLKGIESMTALP, encoded by the exons ATGGATTCAGAGGATGAGATACCATTTCAAATCTTGCGAGAAATCACGGATGGTTTCTCCAAGGAGAGGAAACTTGGTCAAGGAGCATTTGGAGTTGTTTACAAG GGAGTGACTAAAAACGGAGATGATGTTGCTGTGAAGAGGCTTCTGATCAATTCCAGTCTAGACTTTAAGCATCAGTTAAAAAATGAGCTCTATAACCTCAGGAAACTTAATCATCCGAACATTGTACACGTTCTGGGCTATTGTTTTGAAACAGAGCAAAAACCATTTATCATGGAAGATGGAAGTAAGGTGTTTGTTGATGAGACACAAGGAGCGCTATGCTTGGAATATATGCACAATGGCAGCCTTCAACGACTTCTTTCTG ATGAGTTTTCTGGACTTGAATGGCACACACGGTTCAAAATAATCAAGGGGACTTGTGAGGGTCTAAAGTATATTCATGAGCTGGAAGAACCTATTTACCACTTGGACCTAAAACCTGACAACATATTGCTAGATAAGGACATGGTGCCAAAGATTGCAGATTTTGGTTTGTCCAGGATCATTCATAATAAAGAACCAACGCGAATCACACAAAATCCGTATGGAACACA AGGGTATCAGCCACGAGAATACATCGACAGTGGTGAAATATCAGGAAAATTTGACATATTTAGCTTGGGTGTCATAATGATAAGGGTTGTGTCAGGACCCAAGGGCTACCCCAAATGTCTAGATATGTGTTTGGACGAGTTTGTTGATCAA GTCCAAAGGAACTGGAGGAACAGGTTGCAGGCGACATACAGTAGTGGTTCCTTGGTTGAAGCATATTGCCACCAAGTAAAGACATGCATTCAATTAGCATGGTTATGTGTGGAGGAAGACAGCAAAAAAAGGCCCAACATAGGGAAGATCACTGAGAAGCTGAATGAGATTGAAACTGCCATTGGCGAG TTTGTTCACAAACCAACTGAAATATTGCAGCTTCCCCAGAAAGGATGTATAAAAAATGTTTCTGGAATGACAATGCATTATAACAAGAATATAGATATGAGAAACAAATCAACGGATGTCAAAGGTCAACACCAGAATATTAATTTGATAGGCCCTAGTTGCAGTGAGCCGGAATTTGTTGATGCACGACAAACATCGTCAGATGTAGTAGAAGAACTCATTGTTGGGAGGGCCgaggagaaaaggaaaataatTGGTTCTTTACTTGCGGGTATGTCAGAAAAGATCATCATCCTTCCTATATATGGTATTGGAGGCATTGGCAAGACAACTTTGGCAAGGTTGATTTACAATGATCCAAATTTCAAATGTTATACTCATGTATGGGTTGATGTGTCCCGGAGATTTGACTTGAATAAAATTTGTGAGTCTACAATTTCACAAATATCTGGAAAAGAAAGCCGGGCTAATGAAAGAAAGATAGTACATAGTTGCCTCACGAAACTACTTTCTGGTAAGAAGATTCTGATTGTTTTAGATGACCTGTGGGAGGATGATCAATTCCACCTGCAGGAGTTGAAGGATATGCTATATCATGCTGATAGCAACATAATTATTTTAGTAACAACACGCAGTGAACGTGTTGCCGGAAGAATCTGTACTAACCTTCAACCATACAAGATATTACCCTTGACAAATGACATGTGCTGGGATATAATAAAACAAAGAAGTGCTTTTGAAGCTAGAGACGACAAAAAACAGTTGACGAATATTGGAAGGGAGATCGCCCAGAAGTGTGGTGGTGTGGCTTTAGCAGCTCAATCTCTAGGCTTTACTTTGAGGTCCATGAATTTTAATCAATGGATGAACGTGAAAGACAATGATATCTGGAATGAACCTGTTTCAACCGATGCATCTTTGCCAAATCATGTTCTTGCATCTTTGAAGTTAAGTTATAGTCAAATGGATTTAAGCTTGAAGAAATGCTTTAGCTACTGTGCAATCTTTCCAAAAGGCCACAAGATAGTTAAATATGATGTAATTTATCAATGGATTTCTTTGGATTTCATCAAGCCAACCAAAATACTCTCCAATTTGCAGCTTTGCGAGAAGTATATTGCGCGGCTCCTGGGACTATCTTTCTTTCAACATTCAGCGTCACCCACG GGTGATAGAGAGGACGACGTGGCTGCTACAGTGTTCACTATGCACGATCTGGTTCATGACTTAGCAAGATCGATCATGCTTTTCGAAATTATAGATGCTAGCAAACAATGCAATACTGGGGGAAGCAGATTCCAATTTGCGTTACTCAATGATTGTACCAAACCATTGAAGTCATTCACACAATATCCTACCGCGGTAAGAGCACTGCGTTTTCATGGTTCAGACCAAAATGTGCTCCATGGTGCGTCATTTTTGTCGGCTAAGTACCTTTGCGTCTTGGATTTAAATGAGTGCTCTGTACAGAAGTTGCCAAAATCTATTGGTAATTTAAAGCATTTGAGATATATTAATGCTCCGAGGGTCGAACATCGGGCCATTCCCAATTGTATCACAAAGCTGAAAAAATTAATTTACCTCAGCCTTCGTGGATCGTATCAGATCTTGGCACTGCCAGAATCAATTGGAgaattgaagggtttgatgtaTCTTGATTTGTCAGGTTGTTCCAGATTAGAAAAACTGCCGGTGTCATTTGGCATGCTAACAAAGTTGGTGCACCTAGATATGTCAGGTTGTTCTGATGTTACAGGTGTATCAGAGTCCTTGGAGAGCCTCACCAACCTTGAATATCTGAATTTATCGCACTACAGGACCTTGAGTACCACAAAGAGACAACCACCAGAAGCTTTGAGGAGACTCACCGATCTGAAGTATTTAAACTTATCAGGTTCTACATTCTTCATCGAAGATCATGGTATAATACAAGCCTTGTGCAGCCTTACCAAACTCCAATGTTTGAATTTGTCAAAATGTTCACTCTTAGTTAGAGACTCGCATCTCACATGGATATCAGAAGCCATGAGAAATCTCACCGAGCTCCGTTATTTGGATTTATCAAGTTGCTCAACCGTCTCAGGAGCTGATGAAGCACTTCCCATTTTTCTTGAGTGTATAAGTAACCTTCCAAACCTAGAGCATCTGGATTTGTCCAATAATAGAGAGCTTACGAGAGTTCCTGACTGTATTTGTAGCCTAAGAAAGCTACATAGACTGGATCTCTCGTACTGCTACAGTCTGCGGAGTCTACCGGCAACTCTGCATGAAATGGATAGTCTGAAGTTTTTGCATCTGCATAAACTGTTGAAGGTGCCAGCACTCAACAAAAATTTAATTACATTACCACACTTTCTGGTCCAAGCTGATTATCACAACTCCAGCAGCAACCTTGCTCTCCTTCAAGATGTAAATCGTACTGACCTGGTGATAAGCAGACTTGAAAACGTGAAGTCCGTGCAAGAGGCGCGGAGTGTAAGACTAATGGAAAAAGGAATTAAGAAAATGAAACTCAACTGGACTAGAGATTCTGAGAGGTTTGTTGAGGACATGGAATTGTTGGCAGAGCTAATCCCCCCAATAACTTTAGAGAAGTTATTTATAGATGGTTACAGTAGTGTAAGATTTCCTGAGTGGTTTATTGGTATTGCCGATCATCTCCCTAATCTTTGTCGGATCTCCTTATCCAATCTGCCCAAGTGCAACGCACTGCCACCACTTGGCCAATTACCTAATCTGGAAGAGTTGAACTTTTGTGGAATGAGTGGCATTTCAAAAATTGATGGGGACTTGTACGGCACCAGAAGGCCATCATTTCCTCGACTGAAGGATTTTTCCCTAAGTGGAATGGAAAGCCTTGAGGTGTGGTACACAACGTACTCTCATGGCGGGGATGGTGTGAGCAAGTTTATGTTCCCCAACCTTCAAAGATTGACAATATGTGAGTGCCCCAACTTGAGGCAGAAACCATGTCCACATAGAGCTGAGGAGCGATGGAACATATGGGGAGCATGTGATGGTGTAATATCTTCCTGGGAGGAGAGGGCATCACAGACCGCTgcttcctccccctcctctgctccggTAACTACTCTTTTGTGTATAGATTCCTGCAAGGTGCCTATGCATAAGTGGAGGCTGCTTCACCACCTCCCTGCCCTCACTAAATTAGAGATATACGGTTGCAGTAATCTGAGCAGCTCGCCAGAGATCATGCAAGCACTCTCCTCCCTCCAGTCGCTAACTCTGTGGAGCCGGGGCCAGCCAGAACCAGAACTGCCAAATTGGTTGGGTCAGCTTGCATCACTTAAGAAGTTGACAATAGAGGGATACGAGGTGCAGGCATTGCAGGGTTCCATGGGGCATCTCAGTTTGTTACAGTCATTATGTTTGAAAGGTATTGAAAGCATGACAGCACTTCCTTAA